A single region of the Enterococcus mundtii genome encodes:
- a CDS encoding ABC transporter ATP-binding protein, giving the protein MKTKKLSWQTLKRFVPYLTAHPREIWLAVLLGIVNGVATVVMTLQIGLSIDQMVGVGQVNFTRLVQLLVMFGGIVLLNVISQWLIQVLSNRLAYLSVANLRKDAFARLNLLPLRYYDQNSHGNIVSRFTNDMDNISIAISAAFNQLFSGVAIIILSLIFMLNLSPLLTLVVICSTPIIFLVSWLVARASQNDFDNQQKIIGNISGFVTERIGNQKIIKAFQQEEVNQQQFSALNADLYEKGQRAQFSSSLTNPSSRFVDHLAYLSIGLIGGLLALRSDSTITVGIISSFTIYSSQFSKPFIELSGITTQIQTAFSGLERAFELIDQPEETPDEPFAYQLDPQTIKGEVAFKHVSFSYEPQQRLIENFSFVAKPGQTVAIVGKTGAGKSTLVNLLMRFYDVNSGTIMIDDYDITQIARDSLRKSFGMVLQDTWLFDSTLRENLRYGKPDASDEEINEALKSAYMYEFVQRLPQKLDTRIGGQGLKISDGQRQLLTIARTMISNPPMLILDEATSSVDTLTEKKIQNAFLKMMEGKTSFVIAHRLSTIKNADQILVMDQGAIVEIGTHDELLKIEDGSYRQLYQAQFTGSVEK; this is encoded by the coding sequence ATGAAAACAAAAAAACTATCTTGGCAAACGCTCAAACGTTTTGTTCCTTATCTGACGGCCCATCCACGTGAAATTTGGTTAGCTGTCTTGTTGGGAATCGTCAATGGTGTTGCTACCGTCGTAATGACCTTACAAATCGGTCTAAGTATCGATCAAATGGTTGGTGTGGGACAAGTCAACTTTACTCGATTAGTCCAACTTCTGGTGATGTTTGGCGGGATCGTTTTACTTAATGTCATCAGTCAATGGCTGATCCAAGTATTAAGTAACCGATTGGCTTACCTCTCCGTTGCGAATCTACGAAAAGATGCCTTTGCTCGTTTGAATCTTTTACCTTTAAGATACTATGATCAAAATTCACATGGGAATATCGTCAGCCGTTTCACAAATGACATGGACAATATCTCCATCGCGATATCAGCGGCGTTCAATCAATTATTTTCTGGGGTAGCGATCATTATCCTCTCACTGATCTTCATGCTCAACTTGAGTCCGTTATTGACACTTGTCGTCATTTGTTCGACACCAATCATTTTCTTAGTCAGCTGGTTAGTCGCACGGGCTTCTCAAAATGATTTTGATAACCAACAAAAAATCATTGGGAACATTTCAGGATTCGTTACGGAACGTATCGGTAATCAAAAAATCATCAAAGCGTTCCAACAAGAAGAAGTCAATCAACAGCAATTCAGCGCATTGAATGCTGACTTATATGAGAAAGGGCAGCGCGCGCAATTCTCTTCTTCATTAACGAACCCATCTTCTCGTTTTGTCGATCACTTAGCCTATCTCTCCATTGGTTTGATTGGTGGTTTACTTGCCTTACGAAGTGATTCAACGATTACTGTCGGGATCATTTCAAGCTTTACGATCTATTCAAGTCAGTTTTCAAAACCTTTTATTGAATTATCAGGGATCACGACACAGATCCAAACAGCATTTTCTGGTTTAGAACGAGCATTTGAATTGATCGACCAACCGGAAGAAACGCCAGATGAACCTTTTGCGTATCAACTTGATCCTCAAACGATCAAAGGCGAGGTCGCTTTTAAACATGTTTCTTTCTCTTATGAGCCACAACAACGGTTGATCGAGAATTTCAGCTTTGTTGCCAAACCAGGTCAAACAGTGGCAATCGTTGGTAAAACAGGAGCTGGTAAATCCACATTAGTGAATTTATTGATGCGGTTTTACGATGTCAATTCTGGGACGATCATGATCGACGATTATGATATTACCCAAATCGCCCGTGATTCCTTACGTAAAAGCTTTGGGATGGTTTTACAAGATACTTGGTTATTCGACAGTACGCTACGAGAAAACTTACGTTACGGGAAGCCAGATGCCAGTGATGAAGAAATCAATGAGGCCCTAAAATCAGCCTATATGTATGAATTTGTCCAACGCTTGCCACAAAAACTAGATACACGCATTGGTGGACAGGGATTAAAAATCTCCGATGGGCAGCGTCAATTACTGACGATCGCTCGTACGATGATCAGTAATCCACCCATGTTGATACTTGATGAAGCAACAAGTTCAGTGGATACATTGACAGAGAAGAAAATCCAAAATGCCTTCCTAAAAATGATGGAAGGAAAAACTAGTTTTGTGATTGCCCATCGCTTGTCCACGATCAAAAATGCCGATCAGATCCTCGTGATGGACCAAGGGGCAATCGTTGAGATAGGAACACATGATGAATTATTGAAAATCGAAGATGGTAGCTATCGTCAACTTTATCAAGCGCAATTTACTGGATCGGTTGAAAAATAG
- a CDS encoding ABC transporter ATP-binding protein has product MIQLLRYAKDYRKQIILGPVFKFLEAVFELILPLLMASLIDNGLKMNNREVIINMGIWMIAMSVIGLICAIICQYYSSIASQGFGTELRNQLIKKINSFSHSELNHFGTDTLITRMTNDINQLQLALAMVIRLLIRAPFLSIGSVVMAFVIDWQVGLFFLALLPIFSIILYFIIRKTIPLYQKVQEKLDGLNETVSQNLSGVRVIRAFSRTNKEIETFDENTDVLAKNYLRVSNISALLSPATTLIMNVGIICLLTVGGVKVNIGSLQQGQVLALINYMNQMLLALIVVSNLVVIFTRAEASAQRVKEVLDTENTITDAETPSEPVMDSETILQFKNVDFRYTPESGLSLQGINFTLKRQTVLGIIGPTGSGKTTLTQLIPRFYDVSEGSVLFDEQDVRDWPLDTLRSQISQVPQTAVLFTGTIRENLQWGKPDATDAECWEALAIAQAEDFVRQLPKGLDTRVMENGKNFSGGQKQRLTIARALIAKPALLILDDSLSALDYQTDLNLRQALQTSLNTTVIIISQRIRSIQQAEHILVMDQGKIVAQGTHDTLLSQSSEYREIVASQEEE; this is encoded by the coding sequence ATGATTCAGTTATTGCGCTATGCGAAAGACTATCGAAAACAAATCATCCTAGGTCCTGTATTTAAATTTTTAGAAGCAGTCTTTGAATTGATTTTACCTTTACTGATGGCTTCGCTGATCGATAATGGGCTAAAAATGAACAATCGTGAAGTAATCATCAATATGGGTATCTGGATGATCGCGATGTCGGTGATCGGATTGATCTGTGCCATTATTTGTCAATATTATTCATCCATTGCCTCTCAAGGGTTTGGAACAGAACTTAGAAATCAACTCATCAAAAAAATCAACTCTTTCTCCCATAGTGAATTAAATCATTTTGGGACGGATACATTGATCACGCGGATGACCAATGATATCAATCAGCTACAACTTGCACTCGCAATGGTTATCCGTTTATTGATCCGAGCACCTTTTTTAAGTATTGGATCAGTAGTGATGGCGTTTGTGATCGACTGGCAAGTCGGGCTATTCTTCTTAGCTTTATTACCAATTTTTTCAATCATTTTATACTTTATTATCCGTAAGACGATCCCCCTCTATCAAAAAGTCCAAGAAAAGTTGGATGGTCTAAACGAGACTGTTAGCCAAAACTTAAGCGGGGTTCGTGTGATCCGAGCATTTTCACGTACCAATAAAGAAATCGAAACATTTGATGAAAACACAGATGTCTTAGCAAAAAATTATTTACGTGTTTCCAATATCTCCGCTTTGCTCTCTCCGGCAACGACATTGATCATGAATGTCGGAATCATTTGTCTATTGACTGTCGGCGGGGTCAAGGTAAATATCGGTTCCTTACAACAAGGACAAGTTTTAGCATTGATCAATTACATGAACCAAATGTTATTAGCCTTGATCGTCGTTTCCAATCTTGTCGTGATTTTTACTCGTGCAGAAGCTTCTGCTCAGCGGGTCAAAGAAGTCTTAGATACCGAAAATACCATTACAGATGCTGAGACTCCTAGTGAACCAGTCATGGATTCTGAAACAATTCTACAATTTAAAAACGTAGATTTTCGTTATACGCCAGAATCTGGTCTGTCATTACAAGGAATCAATTTCACTTTGAAACGCCAAACTGTCTTAGGGATCATTGGTCCGACCGGAAGTGGGAAGACGACATTGACACAATTGATCCCACGTTTTTATGATGTTAGTGAAGGCTCTGTGCTATTTGATGAACAAGACGTTCGTGACTGGCCCTTAGATACATTACGAAGTCAGATTTCGCAAGTACCACAAACGGCTGTCTTATTCACCGGTACCATTCGGGAAAATCTTCAGTGGGGAAAACCTGACGCGACAGACGCAGAGTGTTGGGAAGCTTTGGCAATTGCCCAAGCGGAGGATTTTGTTCGCCAATTACCCAAAGGTTTAGACACAAGAGTCATGGAGAATGGGAAAAACTTTTCCGGAGGACAAAAACAACGGTTGACGATTGCTCGTGCATTGATCGCCAAACCCGCCTTATTGATCTTAGATGACTCCTTGAGTGCCCTTGATTATCAAACGGATCTAAACTTACGCCAAGCACTACAAACTTCCCTCAACACAACGGTCATCATTATTTCTCAACGCATCCGTTCGATTCAACAAGCAGAGCATATCCTCGTCATGGATCAAGGAAAAATCGTGGCCCAGGGTACGCACGATACATTGCTTAGTCAATCTTCTGAGTATCGTGAAATCGTGGCATCACAGGAGGAGGAATAA
- a CDS encoding ABC transporter ATP-binding protein, whose product MVEMALKNVYKKYDNAENYSVTDFNLAIKDREFIVFVGPSGCGKSTTLRMIAGLEDISEGELNIGGKVMNDVAPKDRDIAMVFQNYALYPHMTVFDNMAFGLKLRKYDKADIQQRVENAAEILGLTEYLKRKPAALSGGQRQRVALGRAIVRDAKVFLMDEPLSNLDAKLRVAMRAEIAKLHQRLETTTIYVTHDQTEAMTMADRIVIMKDGFIQQIGSPKEVYDTPVNMFVAGFIGSPAMNFFNVKLSQGVISDGHGLKLRIPEGKNKVLVEKGYEGKELVFGIRPEDIHSEQVVLDASPETVVNSEVVVSELLGAETMLYTRTGTTEFISKVDARDFHKPGEMIDLAFNINKGHFFDKDTEDVITIP is encoded by the coding sequence ATGGTAGAAATGGCTCTGAAAAATGTATACAAGAAATATGATAATGCAGAAAACTATTCTGTTACTGACTTTAACTTGGCAATCAAAGATCGCGAATTTATCGTATTCGTTGGTCCTTCCGGTTGTGGGAAATCAACAACTCTACGAATGATCGCTGGTCTTGAAGATATTTCCGAAGGAGAATTGAATATCGGAGGCAAAGTAATGAACGATGTTGCTCCTAAAGACCGTGATATCGCGATGGTATTCCAAAACTATGCCTTATACCCTCACATGACGGTATTTGACAACATGGCGTTTGGTTTGAAATTGCGTAAATACGATAAAGCAGACATCCAACAACGTGTAGAAAATGCTGCAGAGATCCTTGGTTTGACTGAATACTTAAAACGTAAACCTGCTGCTCTTTCTGGGGGGCAACGTCAGCGTGTGGCTTTAGGTCGTGCCATCGTACGTGATGCGAAAGTCTTCTTGATGGATGAGCCATTGTCAAACTTGGATGCCAAACTACGTGTAGCCATGCGTGCCGAGATCGCGAAGTTGCATCAACGCTTAGAAACAACAACCATTTACGTTACCCATGACCAAACAGAAGCGATGACGATGGCAGACCGTATCGTCATCATGAAAGATGGATTTATCCAACAAATCGGTTCACCGAAAGAAGTTTATGACACACCAGTCAACATGTTCGTTGCTGGTTTCATTGGTTCGCCTGCCATGAACTTTTTCAACGTAAAATTAAGCCAAGGCGTTATCTCAGATGGTCATGGACTAAAATTGAGAATCCCTGAAGGTAAAAATAAAGTACTAGTTGAAAAAGGTTATGAAGGCAAAGAACTTGTCTTTGGTATTCGTCCTGAAGATATCCACAGTGAACAAGTTGTCTTGGATGCCTCACCAGAAACTGTTGTCAATTCAGAAGTCGTTGTTTCAGAATTACTAGGCGCAGAAACCATGCTTTATACTCGCACTGGAACAACTGAGTTCATTTCAAAAGTTGACGCGCGTGACTTCCATAAACCAGGAGAAATGATCGACCTTGCCTTCAATATCAATAAAGGCCATTTCTTTGATAAAGATACAGAAGATGTCATCACGATCCCATAA
- a CDS encoding lytic polysaccharide monooxygenase, with protein sequence MKKSTLIGLGFILAGIGASTLTSVDVAAHGYVSEPASRGYQGSLDKNTNWNAAFKKYGAVINEPQSLEAPKGFPAAGPEDGQIASANGTVGDFLLDQQTASLWTKQQLTAGANDFTWTFTANHATTKWHYYMTKAGWDQNDALTRDDLEFIGEVGNDGQLASTNPTHSINIPNDRLGYHVILAVWDVADTKNGFYNVIDVDVKGETVLADLQK encoded by the coding sequence ATGAAAAAGAGTACATTAATTGGTTTAGGATTCATTTTGGCAGGTATCGGAGCAAGCACGCTTACTTCTGTTGATGTTGCTGCTCATGGTTATGTTTCTGAACCAGCAAGTCGTGGCTACCAAGGAAGCCTTGACAAAAATACAAACTGGAATGCTGCATTCAAAAAATACGGAGCTGTTATCAATGAGCCACAATCCCTTGAAGCACCAAAAGGATTCCCAGCTGCAGGACCTGAAGATGGTCAAATCGCTTCTGCAAATGGTACGGTAGGTGATTTCTTATTGGATCAACAAACAGCCTCATTGTGGACAAAACAACAACTGACAGCTGGTGCAAATGATTTTACTTGGACATTTACTGCCAACCATGCAACAACGAAATGGCATTACTACATGACGAAAGCCGGTTGGGATCAAAATGATGCGTTGACAAGAGACGACTTGGAATTCATTGGTGAAGTAGGCAATGATGGACAACTAGCTTCTACTAATCCGACACATTCGATCAACATTCCCAATGACCGATTAGGTTATCATGTGATCTTAGCTGTTTGGGATGTCGCTGATACTAAAAATGGGTTCTATAATGTCATTGATGTCGATGTTAAAGGTGAAACAGTTTTAGCTGACTTACAAAAATAA
- the rsmA gene encoding 16S rRNA (adenine(1518)-N(6)/adenine(1519)-N(6))-dimethyltransferase RsmA has protein sequence MSEYRDIATPTRTKEILLKHGFSFKKSLGQNFLTEPNILRKIIETGQIDQQTNVIEVGPGIGALTEQIARHAKQVVAFEIDDRLIPVLADTLSPYPNVTVIHQDILKTDLAEAVNTQFNERLPLKVVANLPYYITTPIMMHFLESEVVVDEMIVMMQKEVADRISAKPGTKAYGSLSIAVQYYMEASLAFIVPKTVFVPQPNVDSAILKLTRRAIPAVSVTDEKAFFRLTKAAFQQRRKTLWNNLQHAYGKDEETKSWLTASLTEAGIDPKRRGETLSLEEFAALSNAMEHLKK, from the coding sequence ATGAGTGAATATCGGGATATTGCAACACCCACTAGAACAAAAGAAATTTTATTGAAGCACGGCTTCTCTTTTAAGAAGAGCTTAGGACAAAACTTTTTGACAGAGCCGAATATCCTTCGAAAAATCATTGAAACTGGTCAAATCGATCAGCAGACTAATGTGATCGAAGTAGGGCCAGGAATTGGTGCATTAACAGAGCAAATCGCGCGTCATGCCAAACAAGTAGTCGCATTTGAAATCGACGATCGATTGATTCCTGTCTTGGCAGATACCCTTTCACCTTATCCGAATGTCACAGTCATCCACCAAGATATTTTGAAAACTGATTTAGCAGAGGCAGTCAATACTCAATTCAATGAGCGGTTACCATTGAAAGTGGTGGCTAATTTGCCTTATTATATTACGACACCGATCATGATGCACTTTCTTGAATCAGAAGTAGTGGTTGACGAAATGATCGTGATGATGCAAAAAGAAGTCGCTGATCGCATCTCAGCAAAACCGGGAACAAAAGCATATGGTTCTTTATCGATCGCTGTGCAATACTATATGGAAGCAAGTTTGGCGTTTATTGTGCCAAAAACAGTATTTGTGCCACAACCAAACGTGGATTCAGCAATCTTGAAATTGACAAGACGCGCAATACCAGCAGTTTCCGTAACGGATGAAAAAGCCTTTTTCCGTCTGACAAAGGCTGCGTTTCAACAGCGTAGAAAAACTTTATGGAATAATTTGCAACATGCCTATGGGAAAGACGAAGAAACTAAAAGTTGGTTAACCGCAAGTCTAACAGAGGCAGGAATCGATCCGAAAAGACGAGGAGAAACACTTTCTTTAGAAGAATTTGCTGCTTTGAGCAATGCTATGGAACATCTAAAAAAATAA
- the mgsA gene encoding methylglyoxal synthase, whose translation MKIALIAHDRKKELMIKFTTAYKTILEQHELFATGTTGQKIAEATGLLVHRFNSGPLGGDQQIGAMISEDELDLVIFLRDPLAAQPHEPDVTALIRLADVYDIPLATNIGTAEVLLRGLEAGFLEFRQVIHEEGSKIPFPNKI comes from the coding sequence ATGAAGATAGCATTGATTGCACATGATCGCAAAAAAGAATTGATGATAAAATTTACCACTGCTTACAAAACGATACTGGAACAACATGAACTATTCGCGACAGGGACGACCGGACAAAAGATTGCAGAAGCCACAGGATTATTGGTCCATCGGTTCAATTCAGGACCTTTAGGCGGTGACCAACAAATTGGCGCGATGATCTCAGAAGATGAATTGGATCTAGTGATTTTCCTGCGTGATCCTTTAGCAGCTCAACCTCATGAACCTGATGTCACTGCGTTGATCCGCTTGGCTGATGTATATGATATTCCTTTAGCAACGAATATCGGTACCGCAGAAGTTTTATTACGAGGGCTTGAAGCCGGATTTTTGGAGTTCCGACAAGTGATCCATGAAGAAGGAAGTAAGATCCCTTTTCCTAATAAGATTTAA
- a CDS encoding folate family ECF transporter S component → MKKNRLDARMITIMGLLIALMVTLSRLVSFETPLLKISVTFIPQVIMGILFGPFWTGVGSVLADVVGMALFPKSVFFIGFTLNAFIEGAIYGFFFYRKEITWKNAILATLSVTVFVSLILTPLWLVIMYQVPMNWVFWGPRLLKAIIWLPIQSTMIYVIGRAMPYKRILRSLTTHTK, encoded by the coding sequence ATGAAGAAAAATCGTTTAGATGCTCGTATGATTACGATCATGGGACTGCTGATCGCATTGATGGTCACGTTGTCTCGCTTAGTTTCATTTGAAACACCATTACTCAAAATCAGTGTAACGTTCATTCCCCAAGTAATCATGGGTATTTTATTTGGCCCATTTTGGACAGGGGTCGGTTCTGTGTTAGCTGATGTGGTGGGTATGGCATTATTTCCTAAATCTGTCTTTTTCATTGGCTTCACGTTGAATGCTTTTATTGAAGGAGCGATTTATGGGTTCTTTTTCTATCGCAAAGAGATCACTTGGAAAAATGCAATCTTAGCCACGCTCAGTGTGACAGTGTTCGTTAGCTTGATCCTGACACCATTATGGTTGGTCATCATGTATCAAGTACCGATGAACTGGGTATTCTGGGGACCACGTTTATTAAAAGCCATTATCTGGTTGCCGATCCAATCGACGATGATCTACGTGATTGGGCGCGCCATGCCATATAAAAGAATTTTGCGGAGTTTAACGACGCATACAAAATAA
- the rnmV gene encoding ribonuclease M5 — translation MTKLKIQEIIVVEGKDDTRRLQEVVEADTIETIGSAINEEILMQIEHAQETRGIIIFTDPDFSGEKIRKTIMEVVPQAKHAFLPRNQAVPKKKGSLGVEHASDEAILEALKKVVTPVDDETQVPEITRQMLVAYGLIAGAHAKEKREMLGDELRIGYTNGKQLEKRLNMFRITLTEFKQAMKKVEDHYE, via the coding sequence ATGACTAAGTTAAAGATCCAAGAAATCATTGTTGTCGAAGGGAAAGACGATACGAGAAGGCTACAAGAAGTGGTTGAAGCCGATACGATAGAAACGATTGGTTCAGCGATCAATGAAGAAATCTTGATGCAGATCGAACATGCACAGGAAACTAGGGGAATCATTATTTTTACGGACCCAGATTTCTCAGGTGAGAAGATCCGTAAAACGATCATGGAAGTGGTACCACAAGCAAAACATGCATTTTTGCCAAGGAACCAAGCCGTACCGAAAAAAAAGGGAAGCTTAGGGGTCGAACATGCGAGTGATGAAGCGATATTAGAAGCGTTGAAAAAGGTCGTTACGCCAGTCGATGATGAGACCCAAGTACCGGAGATCACTAGACAAATGCTGGTTGCATATGGATTGATTGCCGGAGCACATGCAAAAGAAAAACGTGAGATGCTAGGTGATGAATTACGCATCGGCTATACGAACGGAAAACAATTGGAAAAACGATTGAACATGTTCCGAATTACGTTAACTGAGTTTAAGCAGGCAATGAAAAAAGTGGAGGATCATTATGAGTGA
- a CDS encoding type II toxin-antitoxin system PemK/MazF family toxin — translation MDYPKQKDIVWLDFDPARGKEIKKRRPGLVVSKNKFNQYTGFCLICPITSTERKFDTYIKIKEPQIISGQVVTHQLRSIDYTSRNIIKIEQCDILTWVDVLEVLDMFL, via the coding sequence ATGGATTATCCAAAGCAAAAAGATATTGTATGGCTGGATTTTGATCCAGCTAGAGGAAAGGAAATAAAGAAGCGAAGACCAGGTTTGGTAGTAAGTAAGAATAAATTCAACCAATACACTGGTTTTTGTTTGATTTGCCCAATCACATCAACTGAAAGAAAATTTGATACATATATTAAGATCAAAGAACCACAAATCATTTCTGGACAAGTTGTTACACATCAATTGCGTTCAATTGACTACACCTCTAGAAACATAATAAAAATTGAACAATGTGATATTCTCACATGGGTGGATGTACTAGAAGTCCTTGATATGTTTTTATAG